The Halobacterium sp. CBA1132 genome has a segment encoding these proteins:
- a CDS encoding TetR/AcrR family transcriptional regulator: MAGQSEHTFSEQTEEIMQATYRVLCEHGYADLTIKRIAAEYGKSTAAVHYYYDTKDELLAAFLDYILKRFVDAIQDIETTDPEERLNHLLDKMLVDSEGNSNLSVALLEMRSQAPYKTEFRDRFRQNDEYIRYELKAVINHGIDEGVFNDVDASHATRSLATIVDGARTRAVVLDDAEELESARRTASDYVDAVLL, translated from the coding sequence ATGGCTGGACAATCGGAGCACACCTTCTCCGAGCAGACCGAGGAGATAATGCAGGCGACATACCGGGTGCTTTGCGAACACGGCTACGCAGACCTGACGATCAAACGAATCGCGGCCGAGTACGGCAAATCGACGGCCGCAGTCCACTACTACTACGACACGAAAGACGAACTGCTGGCGGCGTTCCTCGACTACATTCTGAAGCGATTCGTCGACGCGATACAGGACATCGAGACGACAGACCCCGAGGAACGGCTGAATCACCTCCTCGACAAGATGCTCGTCGACTCCGAAGGAAATTCGAATCTCTCGGTCGCGCTGCTCGAGATGCGGAGTCAGGCGCCCTACAAAACGGAATTCCGCGACCGGTTCCGGCAGAACGACGAGTACATCCGGTACGAACTCAAGGCGGTCATCAATCACGGCATCGACGAAGGCGTGTTCAACGACGTCGACGCCAGCCACGCCACCCGGTCGTTGGCGACGATTGTCGACGGTGCACGAACCCGAGCAGTCGTGTTGGACGACGCCGAAGAACTCGAATCGGCACGTCGGACGGCGAGCGACTACGTCGACGCGGTTCTGCTGTGA
- a CDS encoding ATPase domain-containing protein, producing MPGVEDRVSTGIDGLDTVLNGGFVPGRAYLARGEPGSGKTIFGYHYLSAGVENGETVLYVNLEESVEDVRANAAAVGFDLDGVEFLSLTPDSEVFTESQSYSVFAPEEVEADQFNEAIVERIEELDPARIFIDPITQLRYLSGDDYQFRKQVLALQQFLGEQDGTILFTSQSTPNNPDDDIQFVADGTLDLERSHEARTVSVPKFRGSATQSGEHTFRITDSGVKVFPELQPGDYEQEFVAESVSAGVPELDELLHGGLERGTVSVISGPSGAGKTTTGTQFMKEAAGRGERSVVYLFEESRSTFLTRSEAVDIPVEEMIERGTLAVREMDPLDLTPQEFASMVREEVEQRDAEIVMIDGIKGYKLALAGDDDTLVRRLHALGRYLKNMGVTVVFVDEVGHVTGDFHPTEVGISYLADNIVFLRHIEIEGELQKVIGVLKKRTSDFERTLRRLQITEHGIKVGEPLTNLRGLLTGTPEFVNDGASDS from the coding sequence ATGCCGGGGGTCGAGGACCGGGTCTCGACGGGTATCGACGGCTTGGACACCGTGCTGAACGGCGGGTTCGTTCCGGGTCGGGCGTACTTGGCGCGCGGCGAACCGGGCAGCGGGAAGACCATCTTCGGCTACCACTACCTGTCGGCGGGCGTCGAGAACGGCGAGACGGTGCTGTACGTGAACCTCGAAGAGTCCGTCGAGGACGTGAGGGCGAACGCGGCCGCGGTCGGGTTCGACCTCGACGGCGTGGAGTTTTTGAGTCTCACGCCGGACAGCGAGGTGTTCACCGAGAGCCAGTCGTACAGTGTTTTCGCGCCCGAGGAGGTGGAGGCGGACCAGTTCAACGAGGCCATCGTCGAGCGCATCGAGGAGTTGGACCCGGCGCGCATCTTCATCGACCCCATCACGCAGCTCCGATATCTCTCGGGGGACGACTACCAGTTCCGCAAGCAGGTGCTGGCGCTCCAGCAGTTCCTCGGCGAGCAGGACGGAACCATCCTGTTCACGTCGCAGTCGACGCCGAACAACCCCGACGACGACATCCAGTTCGTCGCGGACGGGACGCTGGACCTCGAACGCAGCCACGAGGCGCGCACGGTCTCCGTGCCGAAATTCCGCGGGTCGGCGACCCAGAGCGGCGAACACACGTTCCGAATCACCGACTCCGGCGTGAAGGTGTTCCCGGAGCTACAGCCCGGTGACTACGAGCAGGAGTTCGTCGCTGAATCCGTCTCCGCGGGCGTCCCGGAACTCGACGAACTGCTGCACGGCGGGCTCGAACGCGGCACGGTCAGCGTCATCAGCGGGCCGAGCGGCGCGGGCAAGACCACCACTGGCACGCAGTTCATGAAGGAGGCCGCGGGCCGGGGTGAGCGCTCCGTCGTCTACCTCTTCGAGGAGAGCCGGTCGACGTTCCTCACGCGGTCGGAGGCCGTCGACATCCCCGTCGAGGAGATGATAGAGCGGGGCACGCTCGCCGTCAGGGAGATGGACCCGCTGGACTTGACCCCACAGGAGTTCGCGAGCATGGTGCGCGAGGAGGTCGAGCAGCGCGACGCCGAAATCGTGATGATAGACGGCATCAAGGGGTACAAGCTCGCGCTCGCTGGCGACGACGACACGCTCGTGCGGCGGCTGCACGCGCTCGGTCGCTACCTCAAGAACATGGGCGTGACCGTCGTCTTCGTCGACGAGGTCGGCCACGTCACGGGTGACTTCCACCCGACCGAAGTGGGCATCAGCTATCTCGCGGACAACATCGTCTTCCTGCGTCACATCGAGATCGAGGGGGAGCTCCAGAAGGTCATCGGCGTACTCAAGAAGCGCACCAGCGACTTCGAGCGGACGCTGCGTCGCCTCCAGATAACTGAACACGGCATCAAGGTCGGCGAACCGCTCACGAACCTCCGCGGCCTCCTGACTGGGACGCCGGAGTTCGTGAACGACGGGGCGTCCGACTCGTAG
- a CDS encoding L-aspartate oxidase, giving the protein MTEVLVLGSGIAGCSAALAAAERGADVVLATKAQRPEETTTHWAQGGIAVTRGNPEAFAADIVDAGDGQCDPHAVDVLVEEADSAVEDVLVDTLDVPFADDYGREAAHSEARIRHVGAETGKHVLAPFLAHLDDHPNVTIREDTAALELLTDEGRVRGALLDRPDGTREAAVADATVLATGGVGACFPRSTNPDTATGDGLAMAARAGGDIADLAYVQFHPTATVGDEPLLVSEAVRGAGALLRNGDGERFMPDVHTDAELAPRDVVARAVTDERDRTGEVYLDTTPLDFAGDFPHLHERVLDAGFDPDRIPVAPAEHFLCGGVDVDDRGRTTLDRLYAVGEVSRTGVHGANRLASTSLLEGLVWGRRAGRDAASRSVVDDEPEVPSRSERDPALPDGFVDGKFERLHRVLGEHVGLRRDPEGLEQACSALRRLKGETDAYARTRQARDVTELRNAATVGLLFAHAAREAEPAGCHALEGVPCR; this is encoded by the coding sequence ATGACGGAGGTACTCGTTCTCGGGAGCGGTATTGCGGGGTGTAGCGCAGCGCTCGCCGCCGCCGAACGCGGCGCGGACGTGGTGCTCGCGACGAAAGCCCAGCGCCCCGAGGAGACGACGACACACTGGGCGCAGGGCGGCATCGCCGTCACCCGCGGTAATCCCGAGGCGTTCGCTGCGGACATCGTGGACGCGGGCGACGGTCAGTGTGACCCGCACGCCGTCGACGTCCTCGTCGAGGAAGCCGACAGCGCCGTCGAGGACGTACTCGTCGACACACTCGACGTGCCGTTCGCCGACGACTACGGCCGCGAGGCCGCCCATTCGGAGGCGCGCATCCGACACGTCGGCGCGGAGACCGGCAAACACGTCCTCGCACCGTTCCTCGCGCACCTCGACGACCACCCGAACGTCACGATACGCGAGGACACCGCGGCGCTCGAGTTGCTGACCGACGAGGGCCGCGTCCGCGGCGCGCTCCTCGACCGGCCCGACGGCACGAGGGAAGCGGCCGTCGCGGACGCCACCGTGCTCGCGACGGGCGGCGTCGGTGCGTGCTTCCCGCGGTCGACGAACCCCGACACCGCGACGGGCGACGGTCTCGCGATGGCCGCGCGTGCCGGCGGAGATATCGCCGACCTTGCGTACGTCCAGTTCCACCCGACCGCGACGGTCGGCGACGAACCCCTGCTCGTCAGCGAAGCCGTCCGCGGCGCCGGCGCCCTCTTGCGCAACGGCGACGGCGAGCGATTCATGCCCGACGTCCACACGGACGCCGAACTCGCACCCCGGGACGTCGTTGCGCGCGCCGTCACCGACGAACGCGACCGGACGGGCGAGGTGTATCTGGACACGACGCCGCTCGACTTCGCGGGCGACTTCCCGCACCTCCACGAGCGCGTTCTCGACGCTGGCTTCGACCCCGACAGGATTCCGGTCGCGCCCGCCGAACACTTCCTCTGCGGTGGCGTCGACGTCGACGACCGAGGCCGCACGACCCTCGACCGACTCTACGCGGTCGGCGAGGTCTCTCGCACCGGCGTACACGGTGCGAACCGCCTCGCCTCCACGAGCCTCCTCGAAGGTCTCGTCTGGGGCCGACGCGCCGGCCGAGATGCCGCGAGTCGCAGTGTCGTCGACGACGAACCCGAGGTGCCGTCCCGGTCGGAGCGTGACCCAGCGCTCCCCGACGGCTTCGTGGACGGGAAGTTCGAGCGCCTGCACCGCGTACTCGGCGAGCACGTTGGCCTCCGGCGCGACCCTGAAGGACTCGAGCAGGCGTGTTCGGCGCTCCGCCGGCTGAAGGGTGAGACGGACGCCTACGCGCGGACGCGACAAGCGCGCGATGTAACCGAACTTCGGAACGCTGCGACGGTCGGCCTCCTGTTCGCGCACGCCGCCCGCGAGGCAGAGCCGGCGGGCTGTCACGCGCTGGAGGGCGTGCCGTGCCGGTAA
- the guaB gene encoding IMP dehydrogenase: MAHDPSTDGRFSEKLRVPEALTFDDVLLRPAESRVEPDDADVSTNVSTNVTLNTPILSAAMDTVTESDLATAMAREGGLGVLHRNMDVEETAAEVERVKRADELVIDRENVVTATPDQTVSEVDRMMSHEGVSGAPVVDDDDRVLGIISGTDIRPYLEVGESDTVREAMTDEVITADEDVAARDALELMYEHKIERVPLVDDDDRLVGLVTMQGILERREHEDAARDDDGHLRVGVAVGPFETDRATAADDAGADVLFIDCAHAHNKNVIESAREISETVDADVVVGNVGTSEAAAEIVDFADGIKVGIGPGSICTTRVVTGAGMPQITAVSEVADVAHPEGVPVIADGGIRYSGDAAKAIAAGADAVMLGSYFAGTDEAPGRVITMNGKKYKQYRGMGSVGAMQSGGGDRYLKEEDEDEEFVPEGVEAATPYKGPLSAELHQLVGGIQSGMGYVGAETIPEFKADAEFVRVSSAGQSESHPHDVMITDEAPNYSPGE, from the coding sequence ATGGCGCACGACCCTTCGACGGACGGCCGATTCTCCGAGAAACTCCGGGTACCAGAAGCATTGACCTTCGACGACGTGTTGCTCCGCCCCGCGGAGAGCCGCGTCGAACCCGACGACGCCGACGTCAGCACGAACGTCTCGACGAACGTCACCCTCAACACCCCGATTCTCTCCGCAGCCATGGACACCGTCACGGAGTCCGACCTCGCCACCGCGATGGCGCGCGAGGGCGGCCTCGGCGTCCTCCACCGTAACATGGACGTCGAAGAGACCGCCGCCGAGGTCGAGCGCGTGAAGCGCGCCGACGAACTCGTCATCGACCGCGAGAACGTCGTCACCGCGACGCCCGACCAGACCGTCAGCGAGGTCGACCGCATGATGAGCCACGAGGGCGTCTCCGGCGCGCCCGTCGTCGACGACGACGACCGCGTCCTCGGCATCATCTCCGGGACGGACATCCGCCCGTACCTCGAAGTCGGCGAGTCCGACACGGTCCGCGAAGCGATGACCGACGAAGTCATCACCGCCGACGAGGACGTCGCGGCCCGCGACGCGCTCGAACTCATGTACGAGCACAAAATCGAGCGCGTCCCGCTCGTCGACGACGACGACCGCCTCGTCGGCCTCGTCACGATGCAGGGCATCCTCGAACGCCGCGAACACGAGGACGCCGCCCGCGACGACGACGGCCACCTCCGCGTCGGCGTCGCCGTCGGTCCCTTCGAGACGGACCGCGCAACCGCCGCGGACGACGCCGGCGCCGACGTCCTGTTCATCGACTGCGCGCACGCCCACAACAAGAACGTCATCGAGTCCGCGCGCGAAATCAGCGAGACCGTCGACGCGGACGTCGTCGTCGGGAACGTCGGCACCAGCGAGGCCGCCGCGGAAATCGTCGACTTCGCGGACGGCATCAAGGTCGGCATCGGTCCCGGCTCAATCTGTACGACCCGCGTCGTGACGGGCGCCGGCATGCCCCAGATTACGGCGGTCTCCGAGGTCGCTGATGTCGCCCACCCCGAGGGCGTCCCCGTCATCGCGGACGGCGGCATCCGGTACTCCGGCGACGCCGCGAAAGCCATCGCCGCGGGCGCCGACGCCGTCATGCTCGGGTCGTACTTCGCGGGCACCGACGAAGCCCCCGGCCGCGTCATCACGATGAACGGCAAGAAGTACAAGCAGTACCGCGGCATGGGTTCGGTCGGCGCGATGCAGTCCGGCGGCGGCGACCGCTACCTCAAGGAGGAAGACGAAGACGAGGAGTTCGTCCCCGAGGGCGTCGAGGCCGCGACGCCGTACAAGGGCCCGCTCTCGGCGGAACTCCACCAGCTCGTCGGCGGCATCCAGTCCGGCATGGGCTACGTCGGCGCCGAGACCATCCCCGAGTTCAAGGCCGACGCCGAGTTCGTGCGCGTGTCCTCGGCCGGGCAGAGCGAGAGCCACCCCCACGACGTCATGATTACCGACGAAGCGCCGAACTACAGTCCCGGCGAGTGA
- a CDS encoding TRAM domain-containing protein — protein sequence MSEIPDSLRLLYETTLEERDGQYVVSIPTEVVEDSTLTPEDVYRVALLNSPADAATESEPSSDTSRASPAPSQTHDAQSPPVEEGEIRTVTIDTLGDQGDGIAKVERGFIVIVPGTQPGDKAEVEITDVKSSVAFAEPVSEPEVR from the coding sequence ATGTCTGAGATTCCGGATTCGCTGCGACTACTCTACGAAACCACGCTCGAAGAGCGGGATGGACAGTACGTCGTTTCGATTCCGACGGAAGTCGTCGAGGACAGTACACTCACTCCGGAGGACGTCTATCGAGTTGCACTGCTGAATTCGCCGGCTGACGCCGCAACCGAGAGCGAACCATCGAGTGACACCTCGCGGGCCTCGCCGGCGCCGTCCCAGACCCACGACGCCCAGTCACCGCCAGTCGAGGAGGGCGAGATTCGGACGGTGACAATCGATACGCTCGGCGACCAGGGAGACGGTATCGCGAAAGTCGAGCGCGGGTTCATCGTCATCGTGCCGGGCACCCAACCCGGCGACAAAGCCGAAGTGGAGATCACGGACGTGAAATCCTCGGTGGCGTTCGCGGAACCGGTCAGCGAACCCGAAGTCCGGTAG
- the nadA gene encoding quinolinate synthase NadA gives MVQMETTEVDSELSLFKYGNLEALPSEYRSLSEEERTQRIAAARETLGDDVLVLGHNYQRREIVEHADYIGDSYQLSEYAAESDAEHVVFCGVTFMAESADLLTDDDQTVYLPSMEASCPMAGMAEALQVDAAWERITDAVDGDAIPVTYMNSYADLKAFCAEHGGLVCTSSNADDAFEWALDRSETVVFLPDKFLGRNTANSMGLDTVVEFDPWAEESNGDVADADVVLWDGYCQVHERFTTDHVADARDAHPDATVIVHPECRPEVVAAADKSGSTSTITETVEDAGPDETVAVGTEIHLVNHLERWHETDVVALCGDACMDCNAMRQVDPNYLTWILEGLADGVERNVVSVDPGVAASAEVALDRMLEL, from the coding sequence ATGGTCCAAATGGAGACAACAGAAGTCGATAGTGAATTGAGTTTGTTCAAATACGGGAATCTTGAAGCGCTCCCGTCTGAGTACCGGAGTCTCTCAGAGGAAGAGCGCACACAACGAATCGCGGCAGCGCGCGAAACGCTCGGCGACGACGTGCTCGTTCTCGGGCACAACTACCAGCGCCGCGAAATCGTCGAACACGCCGACTACATCGGTGACTCCTACCAGTTGAGCGAGTACGCCGCCGAGTCGGATGCCGAACACGTCGTCTTCTGTGGGGTGACATTCATGGCGGAAAGCGCCGACCTCCTCACGGACGACGACCAGACGGTCTACCTGCCGTCGATGGAGGCCTCCTGCCCGATGGCGGGGATGGCCGAAGCCCTCCAAGTGGACGCTGCGTGGGAGCGAATCACGGACGCCGTCGACGGTGACGCGATTCCCGTCACGTACATGAACTCCTACGCGGACCTGAAGGCGTTCTGCGCGGAGCACGGCGGACTCGTCTGTACGTCCTCGAACGCCGACGACGCCTTCGAATGGGCCCTCGACCGCAGCGAGACGGTGGTGTTCCTCCCGGACAAGTTCCTCGGGCGCAACACCGCGAACTCGATGGGACTCGACACCGTCGTCGAGTTCGACCCGTGGGCTGAGGAGTCGAACGGCGACGTCGCGGACGCCGACGTCGTCCTCTGGGACGGCTACTGTCAGGTCCACGAGCGCTTCACGACCGACCACGTCGCGGACGCCCGCGACGCCCACCCGGACGCGACGGTAATCGTCCACCCCGAGTGCCGGCCGGAAGTCGTCGCCGCCGCCGACAAATCGGGGAGTACCTCGACTATCACCGAGACCGTCGAGGACGCCGGCCCCGACGAGACAGTCGCCGTCGGTACTGAAATCCACCTCGTGAACCACCTCGAGAGGTGGCACGAGACGGACGTCGTCGCGCTCTGTGGCGACGCCTGCATGGACTGCAACGCGATGCGGCAGGTCGACCCGAACTACCTCACGTGGATACTGGAGGGGCTGGCCGACGGCGTCGAGCGCAACGTCGTCAGCGTCGACCCCGGCGTCGCCGCGAGCGCCGAAGTCGCCCTCGACCGCATGCTCGAACTATGA
- a CDS encoding universal stress protein, translating to MYRVLVPVDDDVERALSQARYVANLPDAENSVEAIVLFVFTGDSEDLPEDVQQFKSASRIQSVRRAQEFLEDAGVDVQVRDDSGDTTDDIIAEAEEYDVDAIVLGGRKRSPAGKAIFGSVTQSVILNADRPVVVTGEDA from the coding sequence ATGTATCGCGTGCTGGTACCGGTCGACGACGACGTAGAGCGCGCGCTCTCGCAGGCGCGCTACGTGGCGAACCTGCCCGACGCCGAGAACAGCGTCGAAGCAATCGTACTGTTCGTGTTCACCGGCGACTCCGAGGACCTCCCCGAGGACGTCCAGCAGTTCAAGTCCGCGAGCCGCATTCAGTCGGTGCGGCGCGCACAGGAATTCCTGGAGGACGCGGGCGTCGACGTGCAGGTCCGCGACGACTCCGGTGACACCACCGACGACATCATCGCGGAGGCCGAGGAGTACGACGTCGACGCCATCGTGCTCGGCGGGCGCAAACGCTCGCCAGCGGGGAAAGCCATCTTCGGCAGCGTCACGCAGTCGGTCATCCTGAACGCCGACCGTCCGGTCGTCGTCACTGGCGAAGACGCCTGA
- the nadC gene encoding carboxylating nicotinate-nucleotide diphosphorylase, whose protein sequence is MPVTRADAERWLREDLGHDDVTNDLPGTARARLVAKEDGVVAGLGAASAVFDVLGTPVELRVEPGERVDAGDVILAVEDATRTVLRGERVATNLVGHASGIATRTRAAVDAACEVNEDTAIAATRKTTPGLRGVEKRAVRVGGGDTHRLDASHMVMVKDNHIAAYGLEDAVERFQERASFATRIDAEVETVNEAARAADAGADIVLVDNAPPETVGEARECLDSSVVVEASGGIGVADVPDYAAAGADVVSMGALTHSAPPLDCSFRLLE, encoded by the coding sequence GTGCCGGTAACGCGTGCGGACGCGGAGCGCTGGCTCCGCGAGGACCTCGGCCACGACGACGTAACGAACGACCTCCCCGGGACCGCGCGCGCTCGCCTCGTCGCAAAAGAAGACGGCGTCGTCGCCGGCCTCGGCGCCGCCAGCGCGGTCTTCGACGTGCTCGGTACCCCTGTCGAATTGCGCGTCGAACCTGGGGAGCGCGTCGACGCGGGCGACGTCATCCTCGCCGTCGAGGACGCGACCCGCACGGTGTTGCGCGGCGAGCGCGTTGCCACGAACCTCGTCGGGCACGCGTCCGGAATCGCCACACGGACGCGAGCCGCCGTCGACGCCGCCTGCGAGGTGAACGAGGATACAGCAATCGCGGCGACGCGGAAGACGACCCCCGGTCTCCGGGGCGTGGAGAAGCGCGCGGTCCGCGTCGGCGGCGGTGACACCCACCGGCTCGACGCGAGCCACATGGTGATGGTGAAGGACAACCACATCGCCGCGTACGGTCTCGAGGACGCCGTCGAACGGTTCCAGGAGCGCGCGTCGTTCGCGACGCGCATCGACGCCGAAGTCGAGACAGTGAACGAAGCGGCGCGCGCCGCGGACGCGGGTGCCGACATCGTCCTCGTGGACAACGCACCGCCAGAAACTGTCGGGGAAGCGCGCGAGTGTCTCGATTCCTCGGTGGTCGTGGAAGCGAGCGGCGGCATCGGCGTCGCGGACGTTCCCGACTACGCGGCGGCGGGCGCGGATGTCGTCTCGATGGGGGCGTTGACGCATAGCGCGCCACCGCTGGACTGCTCGTTTCGCCTCCTCGAGTAG
- a CDS encoding HAMP domain-containing sensor histidine kinase: MDDDRLCIGAVLSHDQNRALLTEWLDATYDVLTPATEGVTFEDVAERADLLLLDEGAYDSHAEWVAAYRNREASLFCPVLMLVSSDELRTATDIWSSVDDVVSVPVQKAVLHARIRGLLSRRGLSRELAAKEDRFRTLFETSPDPAIVVDDQGVVVDSNAAFRDLVGASGDCRGRSLSAFDAFDPADVQAMFGSLDGDDADTSAVIPVQTATDRRYVECNGNDLDTEPSHRILILRDVTERIHHEQELQRQVDRLDEFAGVLAHEIRNPLGTASGWLDQAQQTGDSDAFERVETAHERMNEMVEELLQLARQGSVIGERSSVPLARLVADSWATVTTGDATLDVDPALDGRTVTGDPARVQEVFSNLFRNSVEHGSRGPESKDGGAVAVEVGVTENGRGVYVEDDGPGFEGVEREKLFQSGYTTAAHGTGFGLAIVKQIADAHGWTVRATDAESGGARFELGGILDDERDDGPA, encoded by the coding sequence GTGGACGACGACCGGCTGTGCATCGGTGCGGTGCTCTCGCACGACCAGAACCGCGCGCTCCTCACGGAGTGGCTCGACGCGACCTACGACGTGCTCACGCCGGCGACCGAGGGCGTCACGTTCGAGGACGTCGCCGAGCGCGCGGACCTGTTGTTGCTCGACGAGGGCGCCTACGACAGCCACGCCGAGTGGGTCGCCGCCTACCGCAACCGCGAGGCGTCGCTGTTCTGCCCGGTTTTGATGCTCGTGTCCAGCGACGAGCTCCGGACCGCGACAGACATCTGGTCGAGCGTCGACGACGTCGTCTCCGTGCCGGTCCAGAAGGCCGTCCTCCACGCTCGCATCCGCGGGCTGTTGTCGCGGCGCGGCCTCTCCCGGGAGCTCGCCGCCAAGGAGGACCGCTTCCGCACGCTGTTCGAGACGAGCCCCGACCCCGCGATAGTCGTCGACGACCAGGGGGTCGTCGTGGACAGCAACGCGGCGTTCCGCGACCTCGTCGGCGCGAGCGGTGACTGTCGGGGCCGGTCGCTGAGCGCCTTCGACGCGTTCGACCCTGCGGACGTCCAGGCCATGTTTGGATCACTAGATGGCGACGACGCCGACACCTCGGCCGTCATCCCCGTGCAGACGGCGACCGACCGCCGCTACGTGGAGTGCAACGGGAACGACCTCGACACTGAGCCGAGCCACCGCATCCTCATCCTCCGGGACGTCACCGAGCGCATCCACCACGAGCAGGAGCTCCAGCGGCAGGTCGACCGGCTGGACGAGTTTGCGGGCGTGCTCGCACACGAGATTCGGAACCCGCTGGGCACCGCCAGCGGGTGGCTCGACCAAGCCCAACAGACCGGCGACTCGGACGCCTTCGAGCGCGTCGAGACGGCCCACGAGCGCATGAACGAGATGGTCGAGGAACTCCTCCAGCTCGCCCGGCAGGGCAGCGTCATCGGCGAGCGGTCGTCGGTCCCGCTGGCTAGGCTGGTCGCGGACTCGTGGGCGACCGTGACGACAGGGGACGCGACGCTCGATGTCGACCCGGCGCTGGACGGCCGAACGGTGACGGGCGACCCCGCGCGCGTCCAAGAGGTGTTCTCGAACCTCTTCCGGAATTCGGTGGAACACGGTTCGAGAGGTCCCGAGTCGAAGGACGGCGGCGCCGTCGCCGTCGAGGTCGGCGTGACCGAGAACGGCCGCGGCGTCTACGTCGAGGACGACGGCCCGGGGTTCGAGGGCGTCGAGCGCGAGAAACTGTTCCAGTCGGGGTACACGACGGCGGCCCACGGAACCGGGTTCGGGCTGGCTATCGTCAAGCAGATCGCGGACGCCCACGGCTGGACGGTGCGGGCGACGGACGCCGAGAGCGGCGGCGCGCGGTTCGAACTCGGCGGCATCCTCGACGACGAGCGCGACGACGGACCCGCGTAG
- a CDS encoding helix-turn-helix domain-containing protein, with protein MDKDCSSLELFDLLSDEYARAILKATSTQTMSAKTLSETCDASLPTVYRRVERLIAVGLLEEMTEVAEDGHHFSVYEARLDHLVVDLDDGVLDVDVTQTDENFADQFTDLWESV; from the coding sequence GTGGACAAGGATTGCTCCTCGCTGGAACTGTTCGACCTACTCAGCGACGAGTACGCGCGGGCAATCCTCAAAGCAACGAGTACCCAGACTATGTCCGCGAAAACACTCAGTGAAACGTGCGATGCATCACTTCCGACCGTCTACCGGCGCGTCGAGCGACTGATCGCGGTAGGCCTACTGGAAGAGATGACGGAGGTCGCCGAGGACGGGCATCACTTCTCGGTCTACGAGGCTCGCCTCGACCACCTCGTCGTCGACCTCGACGACGGTGTCCTCGACGTCGACGTCACGCAAACTGACGAGAACTTCGCGGACCAGTTCACCGACCTCTGGGAGAGTGTCTAA
- a CDS encoding response regulator gives MDQESSPVVLVVDDEKDLADLFTAWLSDEYTVRTVYSGQAALDSLDDSIDVVLLDRRMPDLSGDAVLTEVRERGLDCRVAMVTAVDPDFDIVEMGFDAYLTKPVTNDDLHDVVETLLTRKHHDTAVQQYFQLVTKRAALEAKYGDDATKDPKYEALQAEIDSLEQEVDALASEFDGDDFEVALRRIERDAGEDVRDVDTDGGPV, from the coding sequence ATGGACCAAGAAAGTTCCCCGGTGGTTCTCGTCGTCGACGACGAGAAGGACCTCGCCGACCTGTTCACCGCGTGGCTGTCCGACGAGTACACGGTCAGGACCGTCTACAGCGGGCAGGCGGCGCTCGATTCTCTCGACGACTCCATCGACGTCGTGTTGCTGGACCGCCGCATGCCGGACCTCTCGGGAGACGCCGTACTCACGGAGGTCAGGGAGCGCGGCCTCGACTGCCGGGTGGCGATGGTGACCGCCGTCGACCCGGACTTCGACATCGTGGAGATGGGCTTCGACGCGTACCTCACGAAGCCAGTGACGAACGACGACCTCCACGACGTCGTGGAGACGCTGCTGACGCGCAAGCACCACGACACCGCGGTCCAGCAGTACTTCCAGTTGGTCACGAAGCGCGCCGCGCTGGAGGCGAAGTACGGCGACGACGCCACCAAAGACCCGAAGTACGAGGCGCTGCAGGCCGAAATCGACTCCCTGGAGCAGGAGGTCGACGCGCTCGCCAGCGAGTTCGACGGCGACGACTTCGAGGTCGCACTCCGTCGCATCGAGCGGGACGCCGGTGAGGACGTCCGCGACGTCGACACCGACGGGGGACCGGTCTGA